The Edaphobacter flagellatus sequence TAAATGGGCCGTCCCCATGTACTCGCCGTTTCCCATGCTTGCGCAGGTCTTCCGCCTCGACTTCACGCGTCAGCGCTCGTCGACCGGTGCAGATACCTGGAACATCGGTGGCGGCAAGGGTTTCAACTTCATTCCCTTTGAAAAGACACAGGTTGACGTCTTCTTCCCGGGCTACCTGATCCACACCGATGGGGCGCAGGATGGCTTTGGCGATATGACCCTCGTGGGCAAATACCGGTTCCTCTCCGCGCCGGAAAAGAAAGGGAACTATGTCGTCAGCGGAGCGCTCGGCATCTCCATCCCGACCGGCAGCTACAAAAATGGAGCAGCCAGTACAGCGCTGACGCCCACGCTGCTTACAGGCAAAGGCTTCGGAAAGCTGGCGCTGATGAGCAGCCTCGGCGGAACGCTGCCAACCTCGAACACGGCCACGACAGGCCGTACCATCCATTGGAACACCGTCGCACAGTACAAGATTGGCAAATACTTTTCGCCCGAAGTGGAGCTGAACTCCAACACCTGGGTCGGCGGTACGCGCGACGGCAAGACGCAGATGTTTATCTCGCCGGGCCTCATCGTGGGCCGCCTGCCCTTCCGTCCTGCCGATCCACACAGCCGCATCGGCCTCACCGTCGGAGCAGCATTTCAGACGGCAGTCACCAGCTATCACACCTACAACCATGCGCTGGCAACAACCGTGCGATTCGTCTTTTGATCAGCGAGTGGAGTACTTGAGGTGGCCCTCGCGCCACGGCACGGCAGTACGCGCATCCAGGTCGAAGACGACGCGTCCGTTGCGAATCGTCATCTCCGGCACAATGCGTTCCGTGCCGTTTACCTTGCCGCCCGCAAGGTCGGAATATCCAAACTGCCCGTGGTCGACGCGTAGCACCGCGATGTCGGCCACGGAGCCGACTGCGATCTGGCCCAGCTCAGGATGTCCAATCTCCGTCGCAGGATTCGTCGTCGATTCGCGAATAACCTCGGCGAACGGAATCCCCAGCGCAAGCATCTTGCTCATCACATTCGGCAGGTTCAGCATCACGCCGGTAGCCGAGCCGACGTGCAGGTCGGTCGAGATCGAATCCGGAAAGAATCCACCCTTCACCATGGGCTCCGCCAGGGCAAAGTTGAACGAGCCGCCGCCATGCCCCACATCGAACTTGATGCCGCGTCTGCGTGCATCGAGCATGTAGGGCGCCGGCTTGCCATCCGGTCCCAGCAGCGGAGCAGGCATACGGAAGACGTGCGTGCTGATGTCGCCCGGCCGCAGGATCGTCGCGATCATCTCTTCGTACGATTTGTTGTCGAACCAGCCGAAGTCCACCATCACCGGCAGATGGTTGCGCGTGCCAGCTTCCACGGCCTTTCGCACCGAAATGAAGTTCGGCTGCTGCCAATGAGCTGTCTTGATACCGACGACGACATCCCGGTTCTCTGCGATCACCTTCGATAGCGCGTCGAGATCCATATCGTGCTCGTTCTGTTCGGCCGCATCGTCGTTATTGGCCATGCCCGCACCCACGATGTTGACGAAGGCGAACAGGCGCGTCTTCGATGTGTCGAGTACCCGGCGACGGAACTCAGCAAAATCGCGCCAGCCCGAAGATCCCGCGTCAGCCGCTGTCGTTACGCCGTTGGGAATGCACATCACATCGGCCGGAACCGACAGATCCCCATTGCCCCATGCATTATGACGAAGTCCGGTAAAGACGTGGACGTGAATATCGACAAGTCCCGGTGTCAGATAAAGTCCCGCGATATCGACCGACTGTTTCGCCGCACTTGCTGGAATCGATGGCTCAATGGCAGCGATCTTGCCATCGCGTATTGCTACATCCAGCTTGGCGTCCACATTGTTCTTTGGGTCGATAACGTACCCATTGCGAAGAACCAGATCATATTGCTGCGCATGTGCAGCCAGAGAGCAGGCAAGAAGGCCGGCGGCCAGTAGTCGAAACATAGTTCGGAGTATAGCGAAGCGATCGAAAGCCACGAATTCATCGACGAAAAGGAAACGAGGAAAGCCCAGCCGGACTCTCCTCGTCTCGTCGATCGTAAGTAAAGCTAGAAAGGAATGTCGTCGTCTGTGATGCCCTGGTCGGCATAGTCGTTCTGCGAAGCGGGTGTGCGCTGATCGAAGCTCGCTGTGCTGGAGCGCGACGAATAACCGCCAGTGCTGCCTTCGCTGCCACCGCGTCCCTGTCCTCCGCCCAGCAGGCTCATCTCGTTCACAAGAATCTCGGTGCGGTACTTCTTCTGTCCGCTCTCTTTGTCGTCCCACGAACGCGTCTGAATCTTGCCCTCGATGTAGAGCTGCGTGCCCTTCTTCACATAGTCGCGCACGATCTCGGCGGTGCGGTTAAAAGCGACCAGGTTATGCCATTCCGTGCGGTCCTGCCAGGTGCCCTGCTGGTCCTTGACGCGGTCAGCTGTAGCTAGCGAAAAGCTTGCGACGGTGGTGCCTCCGGTCGTGGAACGGATCTCGGGGTCCTTGCCCACGTTGCCGAGAAGAATAACTTTATTGACGCCCTTTGCCATTGCAGTTGCTCCAGTTGTTTCGTACAGGTTTAGAAGGTTGAGTCTAGCAGACTTGAGCTACTTGCGGCGGTCGGCAAACAGCTTCATCAGAGCCAGAATCAGCGTCAGCGAACCTGTCGGCAGGCAACCCATTGCGAGCACCAGCGCCAGCCAGCCCGAGTTGGTATGCGGCCCCATGCGTCCGATTCCGCCAAAGACTGTTTCCGCTGCCGTAGCGGACAGTACCCCTGTGCCAAAGATCGCCAGCCCCGTACGTAATAATTTTCGTGTATCTGGTTGCATCTCTAAGAACGTGCCCCACAGCAGGGTTAGTGGATTGCAGACTGCATCCAGTAGACGATGACTCCCGTAATCGAGACATAAAGCCAGATCGGGTAGGTATAGCGTGCCAACCGCCGGTGAGCAGGGAAGCGCCCCGTTAGCGACAGAAAAAAGGTGATCAGAATCATGGGTAGCGCAAACACCGACAGAACAATATGCGAAGCCAGCAGCTTCCAGTAGAACGGCCACCATGCGCTCAGCCGGTTAAACTTTGTCTCGCCGTGCAGTGCGAAGTTCACCAGATACGAGACCAGGAAGATCGACGAAAAGAAGAACGCCGTAAACATCGCTGTTCTGTGTGCCGCAACATTTCTTGCCTTGATAAAGCGGTAGCCCGTCAGCAATGCCACCGTCGAGCAGGCATTCAGCACCGCATTCACCAGCGGCAGCGAGCGAAGCTGCGTTCCTGCAACATCCGTCGGCGTGTGAAAGTAAACCAGCCAGCAGATAAATGCGCTGGCCGCCGCGCTGACAGCAATAATTCCCGCAATAATCGCAGGTGGGGTGCGTAGCGGTGTAGCTGCAGAATGATTCGTCATCAAAAGAGCAGACGTCCTTTCGCGTCAAGCATCATGGCTGCCATCAGCAGCGGAAGATAAATCACCGAAGCCTTCAACAGATCGCGCGCATAGTTCCTCGACGCTTGCGCATTCGGAGACTGCGTAATCCGCGCAAAACGAATGGTGTACCACAGGTATGCCAGCGACAGGACCGCGGCCACCACCTCATACACCCGGCCCGTAACCCCAAGCCACGTCGGCCACAGGCTTACCGGAACCATCAGCACGGCATAAAACAGAGACTGGATCACCGTCGAGCGCGCTGCAAAATTCACATCCGGCTGGGTCGGCGTCAGACGGATCCCCGCTGCCGCATAATCGTCGCGATACATCCATCCGATTGCCATAAAGTGCGGAAACTGCCACACGAAGAGAATTGCAAACAGAGCAACCGCGGGCCACTCAATCACGCCGCGCACCGCCGTCCAGCCAATCAGTGGAGGCAGAGCACCCGGAAACGCACCGATAAACGTATTCACCACTGTGATCCGCTTCAGCGGTGTATAGATGCCCACATACCCGACCGCCGTCAGCAGCGTCAGCGTGCCCGTCAGCAGGTTCGTCGTCTGCGCCAGATACAGCGACCCCAAAAAGATCGCTGCAAAGCCCAGCAACAGCCCATGCGCCAGCGAGATGCGCCCCGCCGCCATCGGCCGGTTCGACGTGCGCCGCATCAGCGCATCCGTACGGCGCTCCAGAGCCTGGTTCAGCGCGCTCGATCCACAGGTCACCACCGCGATTCCCGCCAGCGCCTGCAACATCCCCGCATGAAACGGGCTAATCCCGCTGGCCAGCGACCCAAGGTAAAACCCTGCCCCGGCCGTGATGACGACCATTACCGAGACGCGTAGCTTAAACAGCGTCGCGTAGTCGGCAAAAAGCCCAGGCTCTGCCACAGCCTTCTTAGCAGGGATCGCCGTCGGAGTTGTCGCGGATTGCGCCACGTATCAAGAATATCGCGACTTTGCCTATGGGCGCTTATCGACGTGGACGCATCTGTTTCAGCAGAGCCTCAGCCGTCGGCCGCGTATTCAGCACATCGCCAGCCGTCAACCATGCCCGCCGCAGCTGCGTAATGCCATATCGAATCTGGTCCAGCTCTGCGATCGAATGCGCGTCCGTGTTCACCACAATCTTGCAGCCATGCTGCTTTGCCTGCCGAAGATGCAGGTCTGTCAGGTCCGAGCGCGCAGGATTCGAGTTGTGCTCAACGGCCACGCCCAGTTCTGCAGCGCGCTTGAGAATGGCATCCATGTGAAGCGCATAGGGATCACGCTTCAGCACTTTGCGTCCCGTCGGATGCCCCAGAATGCGCACGTAAGGATTTTCAAGAGCTTGCAGAATCCGCGCCGTCATTTGCTCGGCCGTCTGGTCGAAGCGGCTGTGAACGCTCGCGACCACGATATCCATCTCCGCCAGCGTTTCATCGGCAAGGTCCAGCTCACCTTCGGCCAGGATGTCGACCTCGATGCCGGCCAACACCCGAATGCGATCCTTCAGCTCCGCATCGACTTCGCGGATACGCTTCACGTGCGCCAGCGCACGCTTGTCGTCCATACCATTCGTCATTGCGAGGTTCTTCGAGTGGTCGGTGATCGCAATGTACTTCAGACCGCGATCCGCCGCAGCCTCCGCCATCTCACGAATTGTATTCGTTCCGTCCGTCTCGTTCGTGTGCATGTGCAGATCGCCGCGAATATCCGTCAGCGCAATCAACTCCGGCAGAGCATGCGTAGCGGCTGCTTCAATCTCGCCGCCGTTCTCACGCAATTCCGGTGGAATGTAGTCGAGGTCCAGGGCGCGATAGATCGCCTCTTCCGTTGCCGCAGCGACAATCGTATTGTCCTCCACGCGCAGCAGGGCATATTCGTTCAGCGTCAGCCCACGCTTGATCGCCCTCTGGCGTAGAGCAACATTGTGCATCTTCGACCCGGTGAAATACTGCAGAGCCGCGCCATAGCTCGCTCGCGGCAGCAGACGCACATCCACCTGCAGATTATTCCGTAGCGTAAAGCTCACCTTGTTTTGCCCGCGAGCCAGCAGCTTGTCGATCAGTGGCAGCGACGCCACATGCTCCACCGCCGCGGCCACGACATCCGGCTCGCACGCCGGCCCTGTCACCAGCAGGTCAAGATCGCCCACCGTCTCGCGCCCGCGACGCAGCGAGCCCGCAGGCGTGATCTCCTCAATCCCCGGAAACGCGCGGATCAGTTCGCTGATGCGTTCCGCATGCTCGCGTGCCTGGTCGATTCTGAATCGACTGGAATTCTTCCTGTAATCTTCAATCCCCTTCAGCAGCTTGGCCGTGAACTTCTCGCCCATGCGCGGCAGCTCGTTCAGGCGTCCCGCCTTGGCCGCCTCTTCCAGCGCATCGATGTCGCCGACCTCAAGCGCAGACCATACCAGCGCCACGGTCTTCGGCCCCATGCCCGGAAGACGCAGCAGCTCCAGCATGGTCGGTTTATATTTCTGTAGGAGATCTTCGCGCAGAGGCATCGTGCCCGTATTCACCAGGTCCACGATGTTCGCCGCCATGCCTTTGCCGATGCCCGCAATAGCCAGCAGCTGCTTCGGCTCCGCCACCATATCCGCAAGGCGCGAGGTCTGTTGCTCCACCGCTTCAGCGGCACGGCGATACGAGCGAATGCGGAATGGGTCGGCTCCATCGATCTCAAGCAGGGAAGCCGTCTCATCCAGCAGTCGTGCGATTGAAATGTTGTCCATGGGCAGAACACTCGGGGAGAAGCGCAAAGGCTGTCATCATCCCTGAGCCAGTATGCAGCACAGCAGGATTTTTTGCAGAATCTGAGACGTCCAGGGGAGGCTCCGCAAATCCCCTGGAGCCGCAGCTTTATTTAGGCTATTTCTTTCAGACGGAAGACCTGATCCGCCTGGGGCCCCTTCGCCCCCTGGATAATGTCGAACTCGACCTCGTCGCCTTCTTTCAGGCTCTTGTATCCATCACGCTGTATCGAGGTATAGTGCACAAAAACATCTGCACCGCCATCCCGGCCTAAAAAGCCGTAGCCCTTTGCGTTGTTAAACCACTTCACCGTTCCTCTGTACTGTGCCAAGATCCTTACTCCTTGCCGATCAATTCAAGTTCGTTTCAGTCGCCTGATCGAAAGAAATGCAAAGCGGCAAAACGAACATACATCCTTCTGACGCCAACTCTGCGAGCCGGGTTTTCTCTCTGGGATGAACAGAAGTTTGCGTAACCTGTGGTGCTGCACAAGTAAGCAGCGCCATCCGCGAAGTGATTGGTTCCAAAAGACAAGAGAGAGTGCAGGCCATGACGACGGCCCACCACTCCCTCCTGCAGTTCCTTCTATTTCGTTTTTATTTTGTTCTGCGCAGCCTGTCGTACAGCATCAGGCCAATCAGCGTCTTGCCGTCATGAATCTTATTGGCGGTGGCCAGTTGCAGAGCCTCCGACAAAGGCATCCGCACAATCTCGATCTTCTCGTCCTCTTCGGGCTGCGCCTCACCCGCGCGAATATCCCGAGCCAGATAGATCTGCATCCACTCGCCCAGAAATCCCGGGCTGGCAAAGTACTTCGTCAGCAGCGACCATTTCTTCGCGCGATAGCCCGTCTCTTCGATCATCTCGCGCTTGGCCGCTGCCAGCGTCGATTCGCCTGGCTCCACGCGCCCTGCCGGAAGCTCCAGAAGAAACTGCCCCGCCGCATGTCTGTACTGCCGCTCCAGAATCACTTCGGGATCATGCGGGTTCTTCGACTCATCCACCGCCAGCACCACCACCGAGCCGTTATGCCGGATCACCTCGCGCACATTCTCATGCCCGCCCGGCTCAATCACCTCGTCCCGGTACACCGAGAACACCCGGCCCTTGAAGGCCACCTTCGACGACACCACCCGGGGCTTCTTCCCGCCCGAGCTCATCCCGCCCTGCGGCTTCGCCTTCGTCACTTTTCTTGCCGGCTTCGTCTTCTGTACCGTCTTGTTCGTCTTCTGTACCATAGCCCTACGGTATCATCCTGCATCGGGAGCGCCCGGTGCTGCATCCAACACCGGAAGCAGGAACATCAAATGATCTGGACCGCGCTACGAGGCACGGTCGCTCGCGGAGCCCTCCAGCAGGGTCTGCGGTATCACGAACGACTTGAGGACGAAGGCCCGCGATGAGCGTTGAGTGTTACCCGATCACCATATTGCCCCACATGTCGCAGCTCTACCGCGACTATCTGGCGATGGGCGATAGCGCGCCTGACTCCCCCGTTCGCACCTGGTACGGTTCCGGCAACTCCGGCGGTCCTTTTGCCGGAGGCTGGATGCGCTCCAGTCTCCCGGCTGTTGCTGACCCCAATCGCCTCGCCGACGAGCTCCTTCGCCAGAACCAGTCCTTCGGCGCAAGCCCCGAGACTCTCGCCAACATCGAGCACCTCCGCAACGGAGCACGCGCCGTCATCACCGGCCAGCAGGTTGTCCTCTTCGGTGGCCCGCTTCTCACGCTGCTCAAGGCAGCGACCGCCATCTCCCGCGCCAACGAGGCCACCCGCATCACCGGCATCCGCCACGTCCCCATC is a genomic window containing:
- a CDS encoding transporter, with the protein product MRSTLFLLTVLGLFPLAATAESNPKRDPVTEFAANWQARASKTQAEQPKWAVPMYSPFPMLAQVFRLDFTRQRSSTGADTWNIGGGKGFNFIPFEKTQVDVFFPGYLIHTDGAQDGFGDMTLVGKYRFLSAPEKKGNYVVSGALGISIPTGSYKNGAASTALTPTLLTGKGFGKLALMSSLGGTLPTSNTATTGRTIHWNTVAQYKIGKYFSPEVELNSNTWVGGTRDGKTQMFISPGLIVGRLPFRPADPHSRIGLTVGAAFQTAVTSYHTYNHALATTVRFVF
- a CDS encoding amidohydrolase/deacetylase family metallohydrolase — its product is MFRLLAAGLLACSLAAHAQQYDLVLRNGYVIDPKNNVDAKLDVAIRDGKIAAIEPSIPASAAKQSVDIAGLYLTPGLVDIHVHVFTGLRHNAWGNGDLSVPADVMCIPNGVTTAADAGSSGWRDFAEFRRRVLDTSKTRLFAFVNIVGAGMANNDDAAEQNEHDMDLDALSKVIAENRDVVVGIKTAHWQQPNFISVRKAVEAGTRNHLPVMVDFGWFDNKSYEEMIATILRPGDISTHVFRMPAPLLGPDGKPAPYMLDARRRGIKFDVGHGGGSFNFALAEPMVKGGFFPDSISTDLHVGSATGVMLNLPNVMSKMLALGIPFAEVIRESTTNPATEIGHPELGQIAVGSVADIAVLRVDHGQFGYSDLAGGKVNGTERIVPEMTIRNGRVVFDLDARTAVPWREGHLKYSTR
- a CDS encoding single-stranded DNA-binding protein, which codes for MAKGVNKVILLGNVGKDPEIRSTTGGTTVASFSLATADRVKDQQGTWQDRTEWHNLVAFNRTAEIVRDYVKKGTQLYIEGKIQTRSWDDKESGQKKYRTEILVNEMSLLGGGQGRGGSEGSTGGYSSRSSTASFDQRTPASQNDYADQGITDDDIPF
- a CDS encoding DUF420 domain-containing protein, translating into MTNHSAATPLRTPPAIIAGIIAVSAAASAFICWLVYFHTPTDVAGTQLRSLPLVNAVLNACSTVALLTGYRFIKARNVAAHRTAMFTAFFFSSIFLVSYLVNFALHGETKFNRLSAWWPFYWKLLASHIVLSVFALPMILITFFLSLTGRFPAHRRLARYTYPIWLYVSITGVIVYWMQSAIH
- the cyoE gene encoding heme o synthase → MAQSATTPTAIPAKKAVAEPGLFADYATLFKLRVSVMVVITAGAGFYLGSLASGISPFHAGMLQALAGIAVVTCGSSALNQALERRTDALMRRTSNRPMAAGRISLAHGLLLGFAAIFLGSLYLAQTTNLLTGTLTLLTAVGYVGIYTPLKRITVVNTFIGAFPGALPPLIGWTAVRGVIEWPAVALFAILFVWQFPHFMAIGWMYRDDYAAAGIRLTPTQPDVNFAARSTVIQSLFYAVLMVPVSLWPTWLGVTGRVYEVVAAVLSLAYLWYTIRFARITQSPNAQASRNYARDLLKASVIYLPLLMAAMMLDAKGRLLF
- the polX gene encoding DNA polymerase/3'-5' exonuclease PolX, producing the protein MDNISIARLLDETASLLEIDGADPFRIRSYRRAAEAVEQQTSRLADMVAEPKQLLAIAGIGKGMAANIVDLVNTGTMPLREDLLQKYKPTMLELLRLPGMGPKTVALVWSALEVGDIDALEEAAKAGRLNELPRMGEKFTAKLLKGIEDYRKNSSRFRIDQAREHAERISELIRAFPGIEEITPAGSLRRGRETVGDLDLLVTGPACEPDVVAAAVEHVASLPLIDKLLARGQNKVSFTLRNNLQVDVRLLPRASYGAALQYFTGSKMHNVALRQRAIKRGLTLNEYALLRVEDNTIVAAATEEAIYRALDLDYIPPELRENGGEIEAAATHALPELIALTDIRGDLHMHTNETDGTNTIREMAEAAADRGLKYIAITDHSKNLAMTNGMDDKRALAHVKRIREVDAELKDRIRVLAGIEVDILAEGELDLADETLAEMDIVVASVHSRFDQTAEQMTARILQALENPYVRILGHPTGRKVLKRDPYALHMDAILKRAAELGVAVEHNSNPARSDLTDLHLRQAKQHGCKIVVNTDAHSIAELDQIRYGITQLRRAWLTAGDVLNTRPTAEALLKQMRPRR
- a CDS encoding cold shock domain-containing protein, whose protein sequence is MAQYRGTVKWFNNAKGYGFLGRDGGADVFVHYTSIQRDGYKSLKEGDEVEFDIIQGAKGPQADQVFRLKEIA
- a CDS encoding NUDIX hydrolase, with protein sequence MVQKTNKTVQKTKPARKVTKAKPQGGMSSGGKKPRVVSSKVAFKGRVFSVYRDEVIEPGGHENVREVIRHNGSVVVLAVDESKNPHDPEVILERQYRHAAGQFLLELPAGRVEPGESTLAAAKREMIEETGYRAKKWSLLTKYFASPGFLGEWMQIYLARDIRAGEAQPEEDEKIEIVRMPLSEALQLATANKIHDGKTLIGLMLYDRLRRTK